From the Garra rufa chromosome 17, GarRuf1.0, whole genome shotgun sequence genome, one window contains:
- the txnl4a gene encoding thioredoxin-like protein 4A, with translation MSYMLPHLHNGWQVDQAILSEEDRVIVIRFGHDWDPTCMKMDEVLYSIAEKVKNFAVIYLVDITEVPDFNKMYELYDPCTVMFFFRNKHIMIDLGTGNNNKINWTMEDKQEMIDIVETVYRGARKGRGLVVSPKDYSTKYRY, from the exons ATGTCGTACATGCTCCCTCATCTTCACAATGGCTGGCAAGTGGACCAGGCTATTTTATCAGAGGAAGACCGTGTGATTGTTATACGATTTGGCCACGATTGGGACCCTACTTGTATGAAAATGGATGAAGTGTTGTACAGTATCGCCGAAAAG GTGAAGAATTTTGCAGTCATTTATCTTGTGGACATCACAGAAGTGCCAGATTTCAACAAGATGTACGAGTTGTATGATCCTTGCACAGTCATGTTCTTTTTCAG GAACAAGCACATCATGATTGATCTTGGAACTGGTAACAACAACAAGATAAACTGGACCATGGAAGACAAGCAGGAGATGATAGACATTGTTGAGACCGTCTACAGGGGGGCGAGAAAAGGACGAGGTCTCGTAGTGTCCCCTAAAGATTACTCTACCAAATACAGATACTGA